The Sporosarcina luteola DNA window GTCTTATCCTTTTCTTGCATCGTGGAATTCTTATCCGCCTTGATGTCGTCCGACAAAGTGCCGATCAAGTACGGCATGCTGTTTTGCGTCGGCCAATCACTTTGGAACTTATACGTTTTTCCGAGTGACGGCGTGATGACAAAAACACCTTCTTCATTTCTGACGATCATCTGGGAATCTTGGCTCCCCGCTTGCGAAACATTCACTTTGTAAAAATCAGGTTTCGTATGCCATACAGTTACATCGTACACCCTGGGTTCAGAACCTGTTTTGATTTCCATCGTCGCCTGCAATTCGTACCCTTTCGCCTCGTTCCACTTCCCACTGAGCTTCTTCATGACATCCTCTTTAGACGGTGATCCACAAGCTGCTAGCAGTGTCATGATTGCAACTAGCAATAAAACAAAAATTCGGCTGCGCATACAGTTCATCCTTTCTCATTTCAATCGGGTAGGTCATCTTATGAGAGTGGACAGTCATTTATGCTAGCTTGTTTACATTGGGAAAATTATTTCTCTAAAATGACCTGCGCAGCTGCAACCGTGCGGGTATGGGTGATGGACACGAAGCCTTCAACTTTCGTACCGTCAAAATACAATACCGGTTTCCCGGACGGCTCCGGGAGAATTTCGATCTGATCGAACCTGCAATCTCTTCCAATTCCCGTGCCTTTCGCTTTCCCAAACGCCTCTTTCGCCGCAAATCGCCCGGCGAGGAATTCATTCTTCCGGTTCGGCGACAGTGTTTCATATAGCCGCAGCTCTTTTTTCGTAAGGATGCGCAACCTGAATTTATCCGACCTCTCATCCAGTGAAGCTATACGATCCAATTCCACGATATCCAATCCGATGCCTGCTATCATTTTATCCATCCTTTTCATTCACGTTTTGTAATGGTAGTTCGCACTTCTTATCCAATCATAAACTATGTATAATAAAACCAAAGGTCAGGTGAAAAAAGTGTTTATACGAAGAGAGAACTTTTCCCAGTATATCCGTTTGTATCCGTTTGTAACCGCGCTGTTAGCAATGAATATCCTCATTTTCATTGCGACGAGCCTTCCAATCCAAGGGAGCCGGTATTTATATTATATGGGTGTAGGAATCAATTCAGCGATTTCCGCCGGGGAATGGTGGCGCCTCGTCACGCCGATGTTTTTACATGCAGGGCTCATGCATCTTCTGTTCAATATGTTTTCCTTGTTCATCTTCGGCCCTGAGCTTGAACGTGTTGCCGGCAAGGCGCGCTTCCTGACAATCTACCTTCTGTCAGGCATTTTCGCCAATGTCGCCTCTTTCTTCCTCGGAGGAACTGATTTCGCCCATGTCGGAGCGAGCGGCGCGATATTCGGCATTTTCGGCGCATTCGGCGCACTCGTCTATTATACGAAAAATGCATTTCCCCAGCTGCGTCAAATTATGCTGCCGATCATCGTCATTAGCGTGATTATGACCTTCCTTCAACCCGGCGTCAATGTCATCGGGCATATCGCAGGGCTGATTGTCGGCTTCATCATCGGTCTTAGCTACTTTAGCCCAAAACGGATTGTAAGTTGGAGACGATAATAAAAGCCGTTACGAAGAACGGCTTTTGCGAGTAAAAGCACAGCGTTACGAGCA harbors:
- the acpS gene encoding holo-ACP synthase; protein product: MIAGIGLDIVELDRIASLDERSDKFRLRILTKKELRLYETLSPNRKNEFLAGRFAAKEAFGKAKGTGIGRDCRFDQIEILPEPSGKPVLYFDGTKVEGFVSITHTRTVAAAQVILEK
- a CDS encoding rhomboid family intramembrane serine protease, whose product is MFIRRENFSQYIRLYPFVTALLAMNILIFIATSLPIQGSRYLYYMGVGINSAISAGEWWRLVTPMFLHAGLMHLLFNMFSLFIFGPELERVAGKARFLTIYLLSGIFANVASFFLGGTDFAHVGASGAIFGIFGAFGALVYYTKNAFPQLRQIMLPIIVISVIMTFLQPGVNVIGHIAGLIVGFIIGLSYFSPKRIVSWRR